The following coding sequences lie in one Mesorhizobium sp. NZP2298 genomic window:
- a CDS encoding TetR/AcrR family transcriptional regulator produces MPTDKNIELTISEGHASAPPKAAKKILDVAYDLFYRRGIRAIGVDEIVKRAGVTKPSLYRSFPSKDELAASYLRQYDLEYWERWDEAVNAHPGDPRAQIKAFLTRIGKRTQVADYRGCGMTNAAVEYPEHSHPARVVSEANKQELRRRLRAMAAAMGAEDADTLGDGLLLLIEGAYISGQLFGLGGPAQSVARNADLLIEASLKK; encoded by the coding sequence ATGCCAACCGACAAAAATATTGAACTGACCATCAGCGAAGGTCATGCATCGGCGCCACCCAAGGCCGCCAAGAAGATCCTCGACGTCGCCTATGACCTGTTCTACCGGCGCGGCATCCGCGCGATCGGCGTCGACGAGATCGTCAAGCGCGCCGGCGTCACCAAGCCCAGCCTCTACCGCAGCTTTCCTTCCAAGGACGAATTGGCCGCTTCCTATCTCCGGCAATACGATCTTGAATACTGGGAGCGCTGGGACGAGGCGGTGAACGCCCATCCCGGTGATCCGCGCGCGCAGATCAAGGCGTTCCTGACCCGCATCGGCAAGCGCACGCAAGTGGCCGACTATCGCGGCTGCGGCATGACCAATGCTGCGGTCGAATATCCCGAACACAGCCATCCGGCCCGCGTCGTCAGCGAGGCCAACAAGCAGGAACTGCGTCGCCGGCTGCGTGCCATGGCCGCCGCGATGGGGGCGGAAGATGCCGACACGCTGGGTGACGGCCTGCTGCTGTTGATCGAGGGCGCCTATATCAGCGGCCAGCTGTTCGGGCTCGGCGGTCCCGCACAGTCGGTTGCCCGCAACGCCGATCTGCTGATCGAAGCGAGCTTGAAGAAATAG
- a CDS encoding MFS transporter yields the protein MVAQSRPFGQRYAFVVVGVIFLCLLVAAGLRSAPSVMMLPLENSFGWRRDVISLAAGVGILLYGLTGPFAAALMERIGLRRTLLASLVIMSGSTALSLLMTKPWHLFITWGVFSGIGSGAVASVLGATIVNRWFKTNRGLVMGLMSASSASGMLVFLPLIAALAQSGGWQPVAIAVAIATAAMIPLVWLLVPERPASIGMVRYGAEADDVPPTSLASQGNFLAHTLNTLRRAAGTRVFWYLFATFFVCGFTTNGLVGTHLIAFCGDMGIGEVQAAGLLSMMGIFDLIGTTLSGWLTDRFDPRKLLGVYYAIRGLSLIYLPYSGFSATSLIIFAVLYGLDWIATVPPTLRLANEAFGDRSGPIVFGWIVAGHQVGAATAAAFGGTMRELQGNYELAFLIAGMTAIAAACISLLINTSRPAFDPEPQAA from the coding sequence ATGGTAGCTCAATCCCGTCCCTTTGGCCAGCGCTACGCTTTCGTCGTGGTCGGCGTCATCTTCCTCTGCCTGCTGGTCGCCGCAGGGCTTCGTTCGGCACCGTCGGTCATGATGCTGCCGCTCGAGAACAGCTTCGGCTGGCGGCGCGACGTCATCTCGCTGGCCGCAGGCGTCGGCATCCTGCTCTATGGTCTGACCGGTCCGTTCGCCGCCGCGCTCATGGAAAGGATCGGGTTGCGCCGCACGCTGCTTGCCTCGCTGGTGATCATGTCGGGCTCGACGGCACTCAGCCTGCTGATGACCAAGCCCTGGCATCTCTTCATCACGTGGGGCGTCTTCTCCGGCATTGGCTCCGGCGCCGTCGCCAGCGTGCTTGGCGCCACCATCGTCAATCGCTGGTTTAAGACCAATCGCGGTCTCGTCATGGGGTTGATGTCGGCCTCCAGCGCGTCGGGCATGCTGGTGTTCCTGCCGCTGATCGCTGCGTTAGCGCAATCGGGTGGCTGGCAGCCGGTTGCCATTGCGGTCGCGATCGCCACGGCGGCCATGATACCGCTGGTCTGGCTGCTGGTGCCGGAGCGGCCAGCCTCGATCGGCATGGTGCGTTATGGCGCCGAGGCCGATGACGTGCCGCCGACATCGCTGGCATCGCAAGGCAATTTCCTGGCGCATACGCTGAACACGCTGCGCCGCGCCGCTGGCACAAGGGTGTTCTGGTATCTGTTCGCCACCTTTTTCGTCTGCGGCTTCACCACCAACGGCCTAGTCGGCACGCATCTGATCGCCTTCTGTGGCGACATGGGCATCGGCGAGGTGCAGGCGGCCGGTCTGTTGTCGATGATGGGCATTTTCGACCTGATCGGTACGACGCTGTCGGGCTGGCTCACCGACCGTTTCGACCCGCGCAAGCTGCTCGGCGTCTACTATGCCATTCGCGGCCTGTCGCTGATCTATCTGCCCTATTCCGGCTTCTCGGCGACCAGCCTGATCATCTTCGCGGTGCTCTACGGCCTCGACTGGATCGCCACCGTGCCGCCGACGCTTAGGCTCGCCAACGAGGCGTTCGGCGACCGCAGCGGGCCGATCGTGTTCGGCTGGATCGTTGCCGGCCACCAGGTGGGTGCGGCCACGGCGGCCGCCTTCGGTGGCACCATGCGCGAGCTTCAGGGCAATTACGAACTGGCCTTCCTGATCGCCGGCATGACGGCAATAGCCGCCGCCTGTATCTCGCTGCTGATCAACACCAGCCGACCGGCGTTCGATCCGGAACCGCAGGCCGCTTGA
- the typA gene encoding translational GTPase TypA, giving the protein MKLRNIAIIAHVDHGKTTLVDQLLKQSGSFRDNQRVAERAMDSNDLEKERGITILAKATSVDWKDTRINIVDTPGHADFGGEVERILSMVDSAIVLVDAAEGPMPQTKFVVGKALKVGLKPIVVINKIDRPDARHVEVVNEVFDLFAALDATDEQLDFPILYGSGRDGWVSENPEGPKDQQLAPLFDLIVKHVPAPTVHPGPFRMIGTILEANPFLGRIITGRIESGTLKANQAVKVLHHDGTQIETGRISKILAFRGLERQPIEEAQAGDIVAIAGLSKGTVADTFCDLAVTEALHAQPIDPPTVTMSFLVNDSPLAGTEGDKVTSRVIRDRLLREAEGNVALKIEESPDKDSFFVSGRGELQLAVLIETMRREGFEIAVSRPRVVMQKGENGELLEPVEEVVIDVDEEHAGVVVQKMSERKAEMVELRPSGGNRQRIVFHAPTRGLIGYQSELLTDTRGTAVMNRLFHAYEPYKGELPGRTNGVLISNEQGESVAYAMWNLEDRGPMVIDPGVKVYQGMIIGIHSRDNDLEVNVLKGKKLTNIRAAGKDEAVKLTPPIRMTLERALAWIQDDELVEVTPKTIRLRKLYLDPNERKRFEKSAKAVGAA; this is encoded by the coding sequence ATGAAACTCCGTAATATCGCGATTATCGCGCACGTCGACCATGGAAAGACAACCCTTGTCGACCAGCTTTTGAAGCAGTCCGGCTCCTTCCGCGACAATCAGCGCGTCGCCGAGCGCGCCATGGATTCCAACGACCTCGAAAAGGAACGCGGCATCACCATCCTGGCCAAGGCGACCTCGGTCGACTGGAAGGACACTCGCATCAACATCGTCGACACCCCCGGCCACGCCGATTTCGGCGGCGAGGTCGAGCGCATCCTGTCGATGGTGGATTCGGCCATCGTGCTGGTCGATGCCGCCGAGGGTCCGATGCCGCAGACCAAGTTCGTCGTCGGCAAGGCGCTGAAGGTCGGGCTGAAGCCGATCGTCGTCATCAACAAGATCGACCGCCCGGACGCTCGTCATGTCGAGGTGGTCAACGAGGTGTTCGACCTGTTCGCCGCGCTCGACGCCACCGATGAGCAGCTCGATTTCCCGATTCTCTATGGTTCTGGCCGTGACGGCTGGGTTTCGGAAAATCCGGAGGGCCCGAAGGACCAGCAGCTGGCGCCGCTGTTCGACCTCATCGTCAAGCATGTGCCGGCGCCGACCGTTCATCCCGGCCCGTTCCGCATGATCGGCACCATCCTGGAAGCCAACCCTTTCCTCGGCCGCATCATCACCGGCCGTATCGAATCCGGCACGCTGAAGGCCAACCAGGCGGTCAAGGTGCTCCACCATGACGGCACCCAGATCGAAACCGGCCGTATCTCGAAGATCCTGGCTTTCCGCGGCCTCGAGCGCCAGCCGATCGAGGAGGCCCAGGCGGGCGACATCGTCGCCATCGCCGGCCTGTCGAAGGGCACCGTCGCCGACACGTTCTGCGACCTGGCGGTGACCGAGGCGCTGCATGCGCAGCCGATCGATCCGCCGACCGTGACCATGTCGTTCCTGGTCAATGACAGCCCGCTCGCGGGCACCGAAGGCGACAAGGTGACCAGCCGCGTCATCCGCGATCGCCTGCTGCGCGAGGCGGAAGGCAATGTCGCGCTCAAGATCGAGGAATCGCCCGACAAGGATTCGTTCTTCGTCTCCGGCCGTGGCGAATTGCAGCTCGCCGTGCTGATCGAGACCATGCGCCGCGAAGGCTTCGAGATCGCCGTGTCGCGTCCGCGCGTCGTCATGCAGAAGGGCGAGAACGGCGAATTGCTGGAGCCGGTCGAGGAAGTCGTCATCGACGTCGACGAGGAGCATGCCGGCGTCGTCGTGCAGAAGATGTCGGAGCGCAAGGCCGAGATGGTCGAGTTGCGCCCGTCGGGCGGCAACCGCCAGCGCATCGTGTTCCACGCGCCGACGCGCGGCCTGATCGGCTACCAGTCGGAACTGTTGACCGATACGCGCGGCACCGCCGTGATGAACCGGCTGTTCCATGCCTACGAGCCCTACAAGGGCGAACTGCCGGGCCGTACCAACGGCGTGCTGATTTCCAACGAGCAGGGCGAATCGGTCGCCTACGCCATGTGGAACCTGGAAGACCGTGGCCCGATGGTCATCGACCCGGGCGTCAAGGTCTATCAGGGCATGATCATCGGCATCCATTCCCGCGACAACGACCTCGAAGTGAACGTGCTGAAGGGCAAGAAGCTGACCAACATCCGCGCCGCCGGCAAGGATGAGGCGGTCAAGCTCACCCCGCCGATCCGCATGACGCTTGAACGCGCGCTGGCCTGGATCCAGGACGACGAACTGGTCGAGGTGACGCCGAAGACCATCCGCCTGCGCAAGCTCTATCTCGATCCGAACGAACGCAAGCGTTTCGAGAAGTCGGCCAAGGCGGTCGGCGCGGCGTAA